TTAGATGcatgtataaaaaaaacttgGCATGGATGAAATGGGTAACATGAGCGTTGAATGAGAGACAGGAACAAAGAAGAATCCAAAAGAAGAAGGATTCTACAATAACCCATGGCCATATCTCAACACATACAAAGGCCACACAAAATGGCAAGGAGCTCCACCCGCGACACATCCGACAAACCATAGGTATGTTTTAAGTTATTTTCATTAGCTTTACCAAACACTTGTTTTGTATTTATAATATAAGATAAACTAAAATAAACAGTTCCAAACATATTTATACTGATTTTTTATAAGAGAAATGCTTGCAACACACTATTTTAAACACAATATTTAACACACTCCATTTGATTTGTCTATTCTTAACAAGGGAAAACCTGTTTTTGAAAGTTGCTAACTTATAAGTTTTTGGTTAAGTTATTGTAAAAATAGACCATGTCAAGTTTCATCATTTTAGGATTGATTATTTGTGTGTTTAataattgaaaagataaatgataattaaattaatagcTAGTGAGATAATAAAACTTAGCGTGGTCAAATTCTTTTACCATTGAGAGGATCTTGATCGTTTCAACTATATATTTCGATCATTGCACATTTGTTAACCCATTTAGGAGGAAATTGGTGGTGTGAAGAAAGTTTCAACGAATGGATATCTTCTACTTAAAACTGCAAAAGTTTGGAAATGGCGAATTAATTTATTGCTTGATGAGCCAGTTGTTGGCAAATGAGGGCACAAAGGATACTTCTGTCCATTGCACTAATGTTTGAACAATTTTAACTGAAATATATATCAGTTTTATTCATCAATTTCCTATAAAAGGATCTTTTTATTGAGTTGTCTTCATTTTGTATTGATATTAATAGATGGTTGTGACTTGTGGGGAAAAGACTTTCCTAAAGTGAAGATTACTAAGTTGAGATCCTATGTCCATAATTGGAAGTCTTTAATATATATACCAAAAAATTGTAATTGTCTTAAATTTCTtttcggggggggggggtgaatgtcttaatttatttttggttattcatattgttatattttaataatgaaattaagttgacatttttaaatttgattagaaattgtttatttaattttaatctgTATATGTATTATGTCTTCTATTATTATGCACATCGTGCAGGTGTAACATTACTAAAGAAATAGAGCTATATGCATGCTACAAATAGCTATGATTAATATTTGACATcctttcaaaaatatatatatatatatttgacatcataatagtttttttttttttgaaacatcatCATAATAGTTGgatccaacaataacaatacatttttttaatgaatggcCAAcctaaaaaaaacacaatcagaGAGGGGAAATCCCTCTCAAAACACTGAAAAATCATCAGCGACGGATTACGCAACCGGataaaaaacaaagcaaaaattgACGTCGCTAAATAAGGATTATTTTTTCCGTCACAATTTGTGACATATACTTTCTGTCTCAAATTACGATGTATACTTTCCGTCGCAAATAGAGACGGAAGTGAAAGTCaaattccgtcgctaatagAGACTGAATATTTTCCCTCTGAATCTTAGAGAGGGATTTGTTTCCGTCGCAATCTCTGTGGGATATATTTCTGTCGCAAAACTGCGAGGGATATATTTCCGTCGCAAAATACCTGCTTCCCTCATATCAGTGACAGATTTTACTTATTCACTATGCAGAGTCAAATTTTTCCCTCTTTATATACTGACATTcatttcacctttttttttcataagaaatttAGGTCCACCATTTCACCATGTTGGTCCCTAACATTAAAAGAGGAATCTATAATTGGTTTCTTAAAAATCCTTAGCAATCGATCCctgacaaaaaaaattgtttgcaACAGCTCCAATTGCTAATTTCGTGCCTATGTGGAAtcaatttaatttgatttaGTCAACTTATCCATGCACATCATATCATTAATGTTACATGTCACTTTCCATACTAGATTTAGTCCCTCTAgcaatttttttatcatttttgacccctcctcttccaccttctgcttcttcctcttccccctttttcctctttctccatAACTCAAACCTAACAACCCAGAAAATGTGTATTAAGAAAAATTGATGAACAAGATATCACACACTCCAAAAAGGGTATTTCTTTAGGATGTCCAGTACaccagaaaaaaaaactgaGGCTGATGAAACTTGCACATTATCTTTTTTATAATAAGAAAAATAACAATTCTAACCAACCTCCCTTGGATTTTGTTCCTTCACTTTAGGTTCTCACAAGATAATTTCATTGTCCACACTCTGAAAAGGTTCATAATATCCATCACTTACACTTGGTTTGTTTGTGTAATTCTTGTTTTCATCTTTCCTTTTCACAGTATGCATTTGGTATCAGGAAGATTATGTTACAAATAGAATCACATGGCTTGTAAATGGGGGTGGGGGATGAACAAAAATCAAGGGGAAGAAAAGACAACTAAAGGCTACACAATGGTATGAAATTTGCTTGGTAAGATTCAGCATTTTCCAAATTCTAGTCTGAGACACAACAGTGTAATCAAGCACTAGGTAGATATATCGATCTCACAAAAGAAAGCAAATTGAAATTGTAAACGACTACAGGTAATGATTGAAGTAGAAAACAATTAATGCATTGTTAATCCACAATCAACTCTTGTTCATATTTTTCCTCGCAAATCTCTTCCTTCTCTCACCTCCATTTCCTCTTTCTGCCCTCTCCAACCTTTCCTTTGGCTTTGAGTGGATCTGTGGCTGTTGGTTTTTATTAGTGTTGGgggtaagaagaagaagaacacaCTAATTAGCCCTGAATTGGTCGCATTAGCTTTGAATTAACTGTGAACAGCTGCGCATTAGCTGTGAATCTAGCTATAAATTAGCTATGAAAGTTTCGCTATGGATTCAGCTGCTAAATTGCTTGGCTTTGTAATTAACTGAAATTAGCTATGAAACTATGCTTTGGAATAAGAGAATTAGCTGGGGATTCACTGAGGTTGAGCTACAAAGGAATTAACTGCCAAATTAACTACGAAAGTATATTACCGAATAAGCGAATTAGCTAGGGAATTAACTGAAAACTAGACTATGACCCGCGCGATGCGCGGGCTGACTTTTTTTtgcattaatatatatatacttcagtAAGGTTTGAAAATGCAAGAAGATTTGATTGTTTAACAAAAAATGGGTTTCATGACTTTTGGTATCAATGTAAATTGATAAATGGTAGTAAAAAAAACTGATAAATAGTTGGcccatttaaaattaaaattttattataattaaatttttgcTATTGAAATAGAGTAATTTTATACTTATTCATGGGTTGAGTTACGTTTAGCTTAAAGTATAGACTATTGGTAGAAACTTGCGCAATATAGACTTATTTCCTCATTTTCAATGCAAAAAGAAACATCTATTTTGTCTATATATCTatctcacaaaaaaaaaaagttgtggtAATAACTTGTGATGAAAGTATAAAAACTATGATATGCAGGCAAATTATTCAAATCAACTAAGAATGTTATTATAACGGGTAGATTATTGCCTTTTAAGAATGACATTGGAATGATACTGATCATGTTATCATTTAGTTTTCTTACAACCACAACAACAGTTGATACATCATtcccgtcaaaaaaaaaaaaaaacagttgaTACATCATTAAAAGATTGTGACGCTAAACAGGCGCTTTCAACTTATTTTGCTAAAAGCCTTTGCTATGGATGCTTTCTTTTCCTGCATTACAATTACTAAAAGCTTATAGGAAAGATGTATAAGTATTGATCTTACTGATTCAACAAAAATAACGTAGTATTCAAAATGCTGAAAAGTAGTTTATCACAAAGTAATTAGCCAATATTCATGAAAGAATTGCTATAAAACTTTTTTTGGGTGAAAGGAAATAGATTTTTCAATGGAAGCAATGTATGTGCAGCATAATGATATTCTTGCACTTGTGGTGGAAGAAGAGCTACAAAACTCTACTGACATGACTTGCAGTTGCAGTTCAGAGCATCTATGTTAAGAGTTAACACGGTCATTGTGTTGGAATAAAATACAATTTTACAGCTATATGAATGATCAAGACAAAATGGCAATTATGTAAAGTCTCATAACCTTTGTATCCAAATGAAAGCAAGAAATAGAAATCAGTAAAACAAAAACGGTAGGATGAAATGTCAACAGTTAAAGACTACACACACTAATATATTAGCGAGCTCTATAGTTTTTCTAGACTTCGCTCAATACAGAGTCCAGGGTCAAAAGCAAACCAACTTTAGGAAAGGACTTGTAATAACACATAGTAACAAAAAAGTATCAGATCTAAATTGTAAAGGACTAAACACACCACTATATCAGCTAGCTCTACAGATCTTCAAGACTTAGGTCAATATAGAGTCTAGAGTCCAAAGTAGACCCACTTCGTGCAAGGACCTGCAATAATGCAcactaacaacaacaaaaattgtGAAGGGCTAAATAGCAGACGACCACTAATCACCAAAGACTCTCTTTAGACAACTACTTTTCACTTTTTGAGCACAACAAAATATTTCTACATAATCTAAGCATGTGTCATAAAGTTATGCTATATGCAAGTTGCAAATATGTGTCTAGAGCTCTCTTCATTAATTAGAAATAGTCATATAtcaaatttaaattgtaaaggAATAAATATTAGACAACCACCAATCACCACGACTCTTATATTTCTAGCCCGCTCCTGTGTGTCTAATTGTCTTCATGGAAGCACAAATGTAGTGTGCACAAAAAAAGAAGATTTTGCACAACACGAATTATATTATACAATCTAAACTAATAGCAAATGAAACTCAGAAGTAAAACATTTCTATATGCTTTAAACACGTGTCATTGAGTTATCCtcgaatgataactcaagtggtaagagttgaaGAATATTTAGAATGTGTCATTACTCATTAAGTTATATAATGTAAGCTGTAAATGTGTGATTAGAGCTGCCTTCATTGGCTCGAAATAGTCATATAtagaatttaaattatataagaATATAGTAGACAACCACTAATCACCTAGGCTCTTTTATTTCTAGCCTGCAATTGTGTCTCTAATAGACTTCACGGAAACATACATTGTGTACACAAAAATACAGATTTTGGAACAACACAAACTAATAGCATGAAACTGGACATCAAccaaaacaaattaaaagacAAATTATAGAAGAAATGTAAGAGATTGAGATGCAAACCTGTATGAGAGGTGAATGGAGCATTAATCTCATAATGTAAGATAACTCACACTGTACTGCTCCTTAGCAAGTAAGTAGAAGAACAACTATCATTCCAGATTCCAAGAAGAACGGTGGCCCTAAAAGAAACTCATCATAGCAGAAACTATCATTGATTAACCAATGTTTttatttgtgtgtgtgtgtgtgtagaAATATGGAGAAAAGGGCATTCTTGAGCACATCTTCTTCTCAGAAGCTTTCATGTTGCAAAAGGGGTAATGGTACATGTGGCTTCTTCCTATTTGATAAGAAACATATCTTTCCCTATCGATCTTCTTGCTAAAGATTATTAGTTAACATCATTTTTCAAAGGATTACAAATGATCACATAAGTTCCCAAAAATGACTAAACTAAAACTTTGTCATAGAGCATAAATCCAAAATAGCCATGATGGAAAAAGTTATAAGCTTGGGAAGCTGTGTGTATAAGAAGATAGCTGAGActtaaagagaagaagaagatatttATGGTTGTTACCTTTATCTGAACATTAAAGCATGCCCTGTGAGTGTGAAGTAGTACTTAGGGGTCACTTTTGGAGAgaatagaaatagaaatagaTTCTGGAGAGTCCAGAAGGAAACAATATtagtaataataaaaaatattgataaaAACTCACATTTGCAGCTTTAACAAAATTTAAACAGACATTTACTTAGCAGTGTAAAagataaaagaataaaaaaaattgagaacgGATCAAATGATTAGAACTAAAAAGGACAAAAGGTTGTACCTGATAAGAAAGTGTTCATCCTAATAATAAGACATGTTTTCCCTTTTCTTCCGGTTTATCGAGCAATCGAAAAGACtctgaaaatttgaaaaatcaCACTATCATAAGcctattctttttaaaaaaaaaattacattcgAGTACCCAGTAATAAGTTAGATGAAATTTGGAGTGGAGATTTCGAAGGATGCAAAATGGAAATAAGATAATGGAGGAATAAGGAAAAGGGTTGGGAATTGAAGGGGAAGCTCTTGTGGGTAATAGATGGATGAGTCTTTTAGAATTGGGAATTGGATGGGTAGTAGATGTACACATGGAAACGCAAGGCCCATATgcacaaaataaaatgaaacgATCTAACCGGAATGAAACGGCGCACGAGAAGAAGGAAGGAATAGAAACGTAGTAAAATGGTGAGAATAAAATGGGGTTTATGCTGTAGAACTTCAAACAAAGGCAAAGAGAAATTAGGACACATCACTCTTAAATCTGACGTGGCAAGTTTGGCTTAGAATAAAGAAAATGAGTTGGCGGCGTTAGATTGCGCGCTTCTCAATTCCTATATATAAATAGATTAGCTGTGACACTTGCTGAGGATTAGCTATGACATTTGCCGAGATTTAGCTAGGCATTAGCTGCGATATGAGTCAGAACTAATATTGGCTCCTAAATCGTTTGGAACCGTATAAAATTAAGGGATGCTTTTCCGAATCTGATCCTCTGCAGCAGTAATTAAATCAATCTCTTGGCTGCAGGAATAATGGCAATTAGATCTATCTACCGGTCTCCGCAAAGAACGTCTTTATCGATAAACTGAACGCCGCCATTGTCGTCTGAGCGCGAGTGCAGTTCAGAGGACAATCAAGTGCAGAGCGATTGAAGGTGGAGATGGGACCCGAAGTGGAAGAACGTTGGATTTATGCTAGCACCTCATGTGAGCATGCAAAAAGTTGCACAATATTCATGACATAATCAataatcaaacaacaaaaaggTATACCATGAAGATTATTTTATATATCTAAAGTAGGAAAGAGGATTCTGATACTTCCTGCCAAGGGGAGCTAAAGGAAAGGTACAACATGTACAAGAGGAGCATAAGTGAGTCAACTGTACAAGAGTGTTTCCTTCCTTTTGCTCAAGAAGGGCACAAGAGGAGCATAAGAAGAAGGGAACACTCTTTTACTCACTTATGCTTCTCTTGTCAATGGAGTCGCAGGCGACGGCGAAACCAACGCCAGGCCATCCGGATGGTATGGTCGGAGTTGagagacatggtggaaggctGTGATACTAATTGATAAGAACCGGAAGatgaaataaaattttataaattacaAACTCAGGTTTTTGAGAGCCTATCTCTCCTCTCAGGATTTCGAGAGCCTGTCTCTCCACAATAACAATTCCCTGAATTTTTCTGAATGCCTTCCATAATCAGATTTTCCCCCTATTTATAACAATTGAATATACCAATTTCTAACAGTCACAACTATTCCCAAGAGTCGCATCTGTTCAGACATGACTACCCCTAACAGTCACATCTGCTCAGGCCTAATAACTGTTCATAAGACACAACAGACACATCTGTTGGGTCGCACCCGTTGAGTCGCAACTGTTGGGTCATGCGCCTTATCACTTCCCTATTTAGGTGTTTGGGTTGCCTAATAACCATAAATAAAAGATATCTAACACATACAATTTTACAACTAGTGTAGAATCGAATGGAATTAACTTTCACAATGACTCCACAGTGGGACTCAATGCGCCTGCTCTGCTTGAATTAACCTCAGCATGACTCATCCTATCATCAGTAGCAGAATTTAAAGCCATTAGAACAACCACAACAGATCTCATTGGTGGACGTTGTTTTGGATCTCGGTCTGTGCAAGCTTTGGCAAGTTGAGCCATCTGCCAGTGGAAAAATAGACAAAACTTGACTGCGAtggtaaaattaattatatatatttgattGAAGTCTAACTCTATCCCAAAAACCATCTCAAGAGTGAGGATTGCTCTACGAATTATTTAAtcatatctctagttaatgtgaAACTTAACAATATACACTTTACAATAACCAATACCTCACGAATGGAATCAATTGAGTAGTTCTCTCCAAGCCTCGGATCCACCAGTTTTCTAAGACCTTCAATGGGATTCCCCTCATGGTCAATAACTTCATCAAACTGCCACACATACCCACAGAAAGTTGAAAAATAATATATGAAAATATAGCTCCTAGTTATTTTATCTACAATCACTATGCTGtcatttaaatttcaaaaattgTTTAGGGACATGAAAATTACCAAAGCTACAAGGCTCTTAAACTCAACACTAGGTTCATCAGTCTTAATTTCAAGGCTTTTGAGCTCTGTAGATGACTCCTTTATCTCGACCACAGCTTCTTTGGCAGAAATTAATTCATAAAGAACAACTCCAAATGCATAAACATCTATCTTGCGAGAAACACGTCCAAGTGCATTTCTGCATATAGAATAACTTAATTAAACTTAGGAAGTGGACTAATAGTTACACATACTTCTCAATATTCATAAATAAATACAATTTAAATTTAGAAataaaagggaaaataaaaGAGCAATTGCTGAGGTATATCCCTCCACACTGGACAGAGCATGGAATCCACTAAGTCAACAAGATTCGCATATGATTATTAAAGAAGAATTCACAATTTTGAGTGCATCATATTTTATTTACATATCTGAATGCCCCTTATTGGTGTTTTTGTGCATTTACTTGTGTGCATCAATCAATCTCAAGATAGAGAGATCAGTAACAAACATATATCAGAGTTTATATCTATTAGCTCGACATGAACAGGGTACTTGGCTCCTTGGTATCAAGACTCCAAAATCAAATTCTATATCCTATAGCTAAGGCCTAAGATAGCAGCTACCACATAAAAAGACAAACAGAGTTCATCATACTCTGGCGGCATGTAACCAAATGTGCCTGCCATATGATCAGTGTTAATTGCAGAACTTTCTATGTCAGTCAGCTTGGTTAGCCCAAAATCTGCAACCTGTAAAAGGAATAATATAGGATCTTCCAGAATTATTCCAAGAAAAAAGAGATAGTAAGAAGCTTTCACAAATATTCAGACATATTGTACCTTGGCATTGaagtttttatttaataaaatattatctgGTTTAATGTCCCGGTGGATATACACAGGCACTGTATAGTCATGAATGTATTCAAGGCCTCTCGCTACATCCAGTGCAATTTGCAACCTGGTAGACCATGTCATCAGTTCTCTCTCTGCAATCCGTTTTACTAGATCATTAAGTCATTTTACATAAAATAAATGCACCACACCATATAACGGAAGTAGATATTTGTCACGTGCGTATCCCACCTGACTCGCGTAAATGTTGGCTTAAATTTCCATTGTCCATGTATTCGTAGACAAGAAAGAGAGATCTCTCAACGCAATATCCAATCAAGCGTACCTTCACGGTCATCAATTTATGACACTAAGTTTCAGCAATAGAATATATGGAAGAAAAAAACTCAATTTATGGAAATGAGACTACAAATGCAAAAACAGGAGAAAAGACTGATTGGATGATAAAATAACATTTGGTTCAAATTTGTTCGACTTTGCAAATAGAGGAATGTAACTGGGTTTGGAGCAATTTAAACTATAGGGAAAAAACCACACATTCCTGGAATTATGAGGATAAAATATGTAATTAAGCCTAACAGCTAAAGATATTGGCACATTTTAAACAATTTCTTAATTTACTTGgtcaaaaaattatgaaaaaaacaaagaatttATGTTGCATTTTCAGTATCCCTACCCTAGGTGTGATTGGGAAGGGTGGGGAGTAACGTCCTCCATTGATAAAGTAATCAACAATCTTTCAAAGAATAAACCTCCGTCATTTGCCAACGACAGACCCACAATGAGTCCAACTATCTCCATGGCGAGAGTTTCATTATGCACTAGGTTTCCCTTCTCATATTTTAATCTACTCAGTTAGAATGAATCCTAAGTTCATCCCAACATTTATGATGATCATCAAATCAGTCCTCAGACTAATAAGAGTGGCAATAGAGTTCACTTCATATTTGCCCTCCTTCATCCGCAAACATGAACTAGCAACTAATTTGACGACCCTATTACTATTTTGTTTAGCAACTAATTTGACGACCCTTAAAAACATTGGGGACGAGAATTTAAGGATTCACTCGTTCTGGTCAAAAAGCAacaattacatatatatatatatatatatatgtgtgtatgtatgtatatatatatgtatttatgGGAAAATAAAAGCTAAAACAAATTAtgctttgagtttgaatcttACCAAGTTCAGGTGATGAACACTTGTTAAGACTTTCAATTCAGCAAGAAATTCCCGTGATGCTtggatcttcatcttcttgataGCAACTTTCTGTTTAATTGACGAGAGCTCACTTAATAAgtgaacaaaaaattaaaatgggcACATGGAAAGGTTACAAACAAGAAACAATGGCTGATATATCCCAAGTGTCTAATAATTAACGTATATGTGCTGCTGGAAGAATCTATTcagagaaatttttttattcatatgtAGTTTGAGGTTAAAAGGAACATAGTTAAACAATGTACTGTAATAATTAGGTCAATTTTGTAAGCAAAATAAAGTGTTAGTGAATGTGGACTTCGACCTTCATAAATCTCCAGTTCATCTCCTCTCATCCTATTTGGCCTTTCTACACATTGGAAGTGGCCCTTAATCCTTTCTCACTAGTTCTTTCTAGACTGAGTAATATTTTGTTACCAAGAAAGTATTGGCTAAACATGCAACAGACTGAAAACAAATTCTACCGACTTATCTGGTCTTCACATTTATCTTTAGATTACATATTATAGTTAAATTCTCAATTATAATGCCAGTATTGTAAGATAAATATATTCACGCAACTGTGCTTGGTAgaacaacttaaaaaaaaaatcacttcaaATTCTAGTTCATAAAACCTCTACCGTATTTGGTACAATGGCATATATCATCCAGAAAGAGTTATTGTTATCTTCCTGTTTGAACCTTTTACGGGTACTTAGGCCAAAAGTCAGCATTTTCAAACCTCCTCATCAAATCTAAAATATGCAACTTTTCTTTCAAATACATGTAACTAAACTAACACTAACAACGCATGAGAATACAAACCTCGCCTCTCAGCTCAGCATAGTAGACCTCTCCGAAACCACCTTGACCAATTTTATTAGCCAAATTGAAGTCATTTGTGGCATTGGCAAGTTCTTCATATGAAAACTCTGATGATCTATCCATCATAATATATTTAAAGCCAGCACTTCCATTGGCAGCAGGATGAACTGTGAAAAGTTTCAAGTACACATGACTGTTCAGAGCAGTTATGTTCACCCATATCTAGAAGTTATGGGGTTTACTTGAGCATGAAAAACATACTTTTACTATCATCTTGAATTGAAGGCTCCATAGATTCTTTTGGTGGAAATTTAgcctcttctccttccttcttCCGAAAGTATCTCATATATATACAAAGTGCAAATAACAGAAGCCCACATGTACCTCCTATGGATACTCCTGCAACTACCCTAGCTAGACCTGCTTATATGGAAAGAAATTTAAGAATTTAAGCTCAGAGACGCACTGGTTTTCTTTCAATTCTTGTACTTATGCAACATGCTGAAAACAGTGACCACAAAACCAATTCTCTGTTAAATTAGAAGGCGAACCTGCTTTTCTGCAAGAGGGAAaggaaaaattaatttataaagtAAGAACCAATTAACAAAACATAAATCAATATCGACTGTTGTAAGCATTCAGCATGAAAGACAACACCACAAAATTTACCTAATGTGCAAGGGAACATAAACTCCATTTTCATCTGCaaagttaaaaaaagaaaaagttattCTTATGTGATTCTGTAGTTGTTGAGTTGCTGTAGATGTATTTTGTCAATAATCACCACTCAAATTTTGTTACAGAATTTTGACAATGAAATATAACTAGCATATATATTTGAAATATAATTGGTTGACAGTGATTTGATCTTAAGAACTTATGCAACATCAACGTGCTTAATCAAGTTGTTTACCCAAATCCTAAATTAAGTGCcctttcaattttcaaataaatagAAAACCAATTTTAGAGTAAGCAAAATCTTTATCATCAAAGGACCAAGC
This is a stretch of genomic DNA from Lotus japonicus ecotype B-129 chromosome 1, LjGifu_v1.2. It encodes these proteins:
- the LOC130733451 gene encoding lysM domain receptor-like kinase 3, which codes for MDLKSRLTFFFLLSWACISFSVVESMCISGCDLALASYYIWIGSNLTYISNIMESRVLSEPEDIINYNQDHVRNPDVLQVHTRVNVPFPCDCINGEFLGHIFLHEFHEGDTYPSVAGTVFSNLTTDAWLQSTNIYGPTSIPVLAKVDVTVNCSCGDIKVSKDYGLFITYPLRAEDTLESIAEEAKLQPHLLQRYNPGVDFSRGNGLVFIPGKDENGVYVPLHIRKAGLARVVAGVSIGGTCGLLLFALCIYMRYFRKKEGEEAKFPPKESMEPSIQDDSKIHPAANGSAGFKYIMMDRSSEFSYEELANATNDFNLANKIGQGGFGEVYYAELRGEKVAIKKMKIQASREFLAELKVLTSVHHLNLVRLIGYCVERSLFLVYEYMDNGNLSQHLRESERELMTWSTRLQIALDVARGLEYIHDYTVPVYIHRDIKPDNILLNKNFNAKVADFGLTKLTDIESSAINTDHMAGTFGYMPPENALGRVSRKIDVYAFGVVLYELISAKEAVVEIKESSTELKSLEIKTDEPSVEFKSLVALFDEVIDHEGNPIEGLRKLVDPRLGENYSIDSIREMAQLAKACTDRDPKQRPPMRSVVVVLMALNSATDDRMSHAEVNSSRAGALSPTVESL